From one Lactiplantibacillus paraplantarum genomic stretch:
- a CDS encoding NUDIX hydrolase, protein MCMSDLFEKVGRPGKVLSTTPVYHGPIFDLVKQTIETPDGLEVKRDLIQHGNAVTILAMTADDQVVLGSEYRVGRNAETISLPAGLINTGEDPLTAATRELQEETGYIAHDSQIMTQISSSEGFTDETVSLILTHIDPQEHGERHFDADEYVNTQLVPLTKVIELLKNGQIRSAQGICALTWYLNFIR, encoded by the coding sequence ATGTGTATGTCAGATTTATTTGAGAAAGTTGGCCGGCCCGGTAAGGTCCTATCAACGACACCGGTGTACCATGGGCCGATTTTTGATTTGGTCAAACAAACGATTGAAACACCTGATGGATTAGAAGTAAAACGTGATTTGATTCAGCATGGGAATGCCGTCACGATTTTGGCGATGACCGCTGATGACCAAGTCGTGTTAGGATCAGAGTACCGGGTTGGTCGCAATGCCGAGACGATTAGTTTACCCGCCGGTCTTATCAATACGGGGGAGGATCCGCTCACGGCCGCGACCCGTGAATTACAAGAGGAGACGGGCTACATTGCCCACGACTCACAAATCATGACGCAAATCAGCTCGTCGGAGGGTTTCACGGACGAAACGGTCAGTTTGATTTTGACCCACATTGATCCGCAAGAACATGGTGAACGGCATTTTGATGCGGATGAATACGTGAATACGCAACTTGTTCCGCTTACCAAAGTGATTGAACTATTAAAGAATGGCCAGATTCGTTCAGCTCAAGGCATCTGTGCACTGACATGGTATTTGAATTTTATTCGATAA
- a CDS encoding 3-oxoacyl-ACP reductase: protein MQFDEYRGQTVLVTGAASGIGLAQVQSFLAQGANVIAIDRQPQPQALESTATLCYEIADVTDADALVAAIAAGIDVLGDPTIVCNTAGKLDAYQPTLATNLKMWQDILATDLTSQFIVVNTVLPTMLAAQHGVFVNMASIAGLVGGGGGAAYTAAKHAIIGYTKQLDLDYAAQGIRANCIAPGAIDTPMNAADFAGDGKMAKWVANETPAKRWAQPQEVADLTLFLASQHADYIHGTVVPIDGGWLAK from the coding sequence ATGCAATTTGATGAATATCGTGGACAGACTGTCTTGGTCACTGGGGCCGCCTCCGGGATTGGCTTAGCCCAGGTCCAGAGTTTCCTAGCACAGGGGGCTAACGTGATTGCCATCGATCGGCAACCACAGCCGCAAGCTTTAGAATCGACGGCAACACTGTGTTATGAGATCGCTGACGTGACCGATGCTGATGCGCTAGTTGCAGCGATTGCAGCGGGAATTGACGTCCTCGGCGATCCAACTATTGTGTGTAATACGGCTGGTAAATTGGACGCGTACCAACCAACTTTAGCGACGAATTTAAAAATGTGGCAAGATATTTTGGCGACAGACTTGACGAGCCAGTTTATTGTGGTTAACACAGTGTTGCCCACAATGTTAGCTGCACAACATGGTGTTTTCGTGAATATGGCTTCGATTGCTGGTCTCGTTGGTGGTGGCGGTGGTGCGGCCTATACAGCGGCTAAGCACGCTATTATCGGCTATACGAAACAACTTGATTTGGACTACGCGGCTCAGGGAATTCGAGCCAACTGTATTGCACCTGGCGCCATCGATACGCCTATGAATGCCGCCGACTTTGCTGGTGATGGCAAGATGGCGAAGTGGGTCGCCAACGAGACGCCAGCTAAACGCTGGGCGCAACCACAAGAAGTTGCTGACCTGACGTTATTCTTAGCGAGCCAGCACGCTGATTATATTCATGGTACGGTGGTTCCAATTGACGGTGGTTGGTTAGCAAAATAG
- the thrC gene encoding threonine synthase codes for MKTLYRSTRETASHTMTSSQAVLQGLTPDGGLFVPVTLPTANFDFDQLATMSYQEVAYEVLKLFFTDYTADELHACINAAYGDQFDDPQIAPVTKHGQQYYLELFHGPTIAFKDLALQILPHLMTTAVKKNHLQAEVVILAATSGDTGKAAMAGFADVDQTRIIVFYPKDGVSAIQKQQMVTQTGANTSVVAINGNFDEAQTTVKKLLTDHQLHAELAAHQFQFSSANSINIGRLFPQVAYYVYTYAQLIKQGQIKNGDEINFSVPTGNFGDVLAGYYAKQLGTPIHKLICASNRNNVLTDFFNTGTYDKNREFFLTSSPSMDILVSSNLERLLFYLTGSDATATAKLMNDLQTTGRYTITPAMRANLADFWAGFVTESQDQAEIHHLNHAHHYTIDPHTAVASAVAKQYQAATRDQRPMVVVSTASPYKFPQAVLTAITGELSAVDGLAAVDQLHELIQTPIPATVTALRTAPVRHKQVADVDDMGTTIKTILNLN; via the coding sequence ATGAAAACACTTTATCGCAGTACCCGCGAAACTGCAAGTCACACCATGACGTCATCACAAGCCGTGCTTCAAGGTCTGACGCCAGATGGTGGCCTCTTTGTGCCCGTGACGTTACCGACCGCTAATTTTGACTTCGACCAGCTCGCCACGATGAGCTACCAAGAAGTTGCTTACGAGGTCCTTAAACTCTTCTTCACGGATTATACCGCTGATGAATTGCACGCTTGCATTAACGCAGCTTATGGTGATCAGTTTGACGATCCCCAAATTGCGCCAGTCACGAAGCATGGTCAGCAGTATTACCTAGAACTCTTTCATGGACCGACCATTGCATTCAAAGACTTGGCCCTTCAAATCCTACCGCATTTGATGACAACGGCAGTTAAAAAGAACCATTTACAAGCCGAAGTCGTTATTTTAGCGGCCACCTCGGGCGATACGGGTAAAGCTGCCATGGCCGGCTTTGCCGATGTTGATCAGACTCGCATCATCGTCTTCTATCCAAAAGATGGTGTCAGCGCAATCCAAAAACAACAGATGGTGACCCAAACCGGAGCTAATACTAGTGTTGTCGCGATTAACGGTAACTTCGACGAGGCCCAAACAACGGTCAAGAAACTGCTAACCGACCACCAACTACACGCGGAATTAGCCGCCCACCAGTTCCAGTTCTCAAGCGCTAATTCCATCAATATTGGTCGTTTGTTCCCACAAGTGGCCTATTATGTCTACACCTACGCTCAACTTATCAAGCAGGGGCAAATCAAGAACGGTGATGAGATTAACTTTAGTGTCCCAACTGGAAACTTTGGGGATGTTTTAGCCGGCTACTATGCCAAACAACTGGGCACGCCCATTCATAAACTGATCTGTGCTTCCAATCGTAATAACGTTCTCACCGATTTCTTTAATACCGGGACTTATGACAAAAACCGGGAATTCTTCCTGACGAGTTCACCGTCCATGGACATCTTAGTCTCAAGTAACTTGGAACGGTTGCTCTTCTACTTGACAGGATCGGACGCCACGGCGACTGCTAAACTAATGAATGATTTGCAAACAACCGGCCGTTATACGATTACACCGGCAATGCGTGCTAACTTAGCTGATTTTTGGGCCGGCTTCGTGACTGAAAGCCAAGATCAAGCCGAAATTCATCACCTGAACCATGCCCATCACTACACAATCGATCCACATACGGCCGTGGCCTCGGCGGTTGCCAAACAATATCAGGCCGCAACCAGAGATCAACGGCCAATGGTGGTCGTCTCGACTGCTAGCCCGTATAAATTTCCCCAAGCCGTTCTAACGGCCATTACTGGTGAGCTCAGTGCGGTAGATGGCCTGGCCGCAGTCGATCAGTTACATGAGTTGATTCAAACACCCATTCCAGCAACGGTCACAGCCCTCCGTACTGCGCCCGTGCGCCATAAGCAGGTTGCGGATGTTGATGATATGGGAACGACCATTAAAACAATTTTAAATCTTAACTAG
- a CDS encoding sugar O-acetyltransferase — MNLDEKFAYMATGQPYRDTDSELTALRDQATLTTNAVNATADPETKEALLRQLIGSAGHKPFVNPNFRVEFGRNIHLGDDFYANYDCVMLDGAPITIGSQVLLGPKVGLYTSNHLFDATERIKGGCIARPITIGDGCWLAANVTVLPGVTIGANTIIGGGSVVTHDIPANVIAAGNPCQVIRPITAADRTGYTGEQFELA, encoded by the coding sequence ATGAATTTAGATGAGAAATTTGCGTACATGGCAACTGGTCAGCCATATCGGGATACTGATTCGGAACTGACGGCGTTACGGGACCAAGCGACATTAACAACTAACGCGGTGAACGCAACGGCTGATCCAGAGACCAAGGAAGCTTTATTGCGGCAACTGATCGGTTCAGCTGGTCATAAGCCGTTTGTAAATCCTAATTTTCGCGTTGAATTTGGGCGTAATATTCACTTGGGTGATGATTTTTATGCGAACTATGACTGCGTGATGCTAGATGGCGCACCGATTACGATCGGTAGTCAGGTCTTATTGGGACCGAAAGTCGGGCTCTACACAAGCAATCACTTGTTTGATGCAACCGAACGCATTAAGGGGGGCTGCATTGCCCGACCAATCACAATTGGTGACGGTTGTTGGTTAGCCGCCAACGTCACCGTATTACCAGGTGTGACCATTGGTGCTAACACGATTATTGGTGGTGGCAGCGTGGTAACTCACGATATTCCAGCTAACGTGATTGCGGCTGGCAATCCTTGCCAAGTCATTCGCCCAATTACAGCTGCTGACCGCACTGGTTATACCGGTGAGCAATTTGAGTTGGCATGA
- a CDS encoding glycoside hydrolase family 13 protein, which produces MQLAGIRHRPESEDTAVLAAHQLQIRLQTARDDVAQVEILFADSYLWQEGTTDLQRLVMQPGLATQGNQYWQTTLTVPTNRVVYAFLITDTTGATVGYGEGGFFDDVVTNWQTVGNYFHMPYMHVSDAELPPAWVKETVWYQIFPERFANGVRQNDPANVQPWGAGTVHRDSFYGGDLPGITAHLDDLAALGVNGLYLCPIFTSPSNHKYDTIDHFEIDPHFGTKADFQALVDGAHARGMRVMLDAVFNHFGEQSPQWQDVIKNGQQSRFADWFHIHGWPVGRDPKTKQLNYETFATGAAMPKVNTQNPAVQAYLIDVTKYWIEQFGIDAWRFDVADEVDHGFWRQLCGALRAVKPDVYLLGESWHSSQSLVGNGQFNAVMNYPLTQPIMAVFNGELSLEDYVGKTNLELMMYRQPNQQAMFNALDTHDTPRLLTTLHGNLTKFQSALTLLMLLPGSPCVYYGTEVAMAGGADPDNRRCMNWQPNEQEQQVRQFVTNLIKFRRQQADFLAASQLTWTIDGQCLTLTRTDAEQTIQGHFNLGTQAVPTVSGTTPILAAGVTTNEVAPGGFELTVAQS; this is translated from the coding sequence ATGCAACTAGCTGGAATTAGGCATCGTCCTGAAAGTGAAGATACGGCGGTGTTAGCGGCCCACCAATTGCAAATTCGGCTACAAACTGCGCGCGATGATGTGGCCCAAGTCGAAATTTTATTTGCCGATTCTTACTTATGGCAGGAAGGCACCACGGATCTACAACGGTTGGTGATGCAGCCAGGATTAGCGACGCAGGGCAACCAGTACTGGCAAACGACGCTGACCGTACCGACTAACCGGGTGGTCTACGCTTTTCTGATTACGGATACGACCGGTGCGACGGTTGGCTACGGTGAAGGGGGCTTCTTTGACGACGTGGTCACTAACTGGCAAACGGTGGGCAATTATTTTCACATGCCATACATGCACGTCAGCGATGCGGAGCTACCACCAGCATGGGTCAAGGAGACGGTCTGGTACCAGATCTTTCCTGAACGCTTTGCAAATGGTGTGCGGCAAAATGACCCAGCCAACGTTCAACCGTGGGGCGCAGGGACCGTCCATCGTGATTCATTTTACGGTGGGGATCTGCCAGGAATTACGGCACACTTAGATGATTTAGCCGCACTGGGAGTTAATGGCCTATACTTGTGTCCCATCTTCACGTCACCATCAAATCATAAGTATGATACGATCGATCACTTTGAAATTGATCCGCACTTTGGCACCAAGGCTGATTTTCAGGCACTGGTCGATGGGGCTCATGCGCGGGGCATGCGTGTGATGTTAGACGCCGTCTTTAATCATTTCGGTGAGCAGTCACCGCAGTGGCAAGATGTCATTAAGAATGGTCAACAATCACGCTTTGCCGATTGGTTTCATATTCATGGTTGGCCAGTGGGGCGTGATCCGAAGACGAAGCAGCTTAATTATGAAACCTTTGCGACGGGGGCAGCGATGCCGAAAGTCAACACCCAGAACCCCGCGGTACAAGCTTACTTGATTGACGTGACCAAATACTGGATCGAACAATTTGGCATTGACGCTTGGCGTTTTGACGTTGCTGATGAGGTCGACCATGGTTTCTGGCGGCAACTGTGTGGGGCATTGCGAGCGGTCAAACCGGATGTTTATTTATTAGGTGAATCGTGGCATAGTAGCCAGTCGTTGGTCGGTAATGGTCAATTTAACGCGGTCATGAATTATCCGCTGACGCAGCCAATTATGGCGGTATTTAATGGTGAACTCAGCCTTGAAGATTATGTAGGTAAAACGAATCTTGAGTTAATGATGTATCGGCAACCTAATCAACAAGCAATGTTCAATGCTTTAGACACGCACGATACCCCGCGGTTACTGACAACGTTGCACGGTAATCTAACTAAATTTCAGTCTGCACTAACTTTATTGATGCTGTTGCCGGGAAGTCCATGTGTCTATTATGGGACGGAAGTGGCAATGGCTGGTGGGGCCGATCCTGATAATCGTCGTTGCATGAACTGGCAACCTAATGAGCAGGAACAACAAGTTCGCCAATTTGTGACTAACTTGATCAAGTTCCGCCGGCAACAGGCCGATTTCTTGGCAGCTAGTCAGCTGACATGGACGATTGACGGTCAGTGTCTGACCTTAACGCGGACGGATGCTGAACAGACGATTCAAGGCCACTTTAACTTAGGCACACAGGCAGTGCCAACAGTAAGCGGCACTACACCAATCT
- a CDS encoding HIT family protein, with protein sequence MACIFCQPLPYILENDLAAAFFDKHPVSPGHLLIIPKAHYATYFDVPTATRNAMLALLTQAKVYLDAHNHPDGYNIGINVGPAAGQTVMHCHLHLIPRYQGDVPDPTGGIRKMLPDGVPDSRKTKE encoded by the coding sequence ATGGCTTGTATTTTTTGTCAGCCGTTGCCGTATATTTTGGAAAATGACTTAGCAGCGGCCTTCTTCGATAAGCATCCGGTGAGTCCGGGGCATTTGTTGATTATTCCGAAAGCACATTATGCCACGTATTTTGATGTGCCCACGGCGACCAGGAATGCGATGCTCGCCTTATTGACCCAAGCAAAAGTGTATCTAGATGCGCATAACCATCCGGATGGTTATAACATTGGTATTAACGTTGGACCAGCTGCGGGCCAAACCGTAATGCATTGTCACCTTCATTTGATACCGCGATATCAAGGTGACGTGCCAGACCCCACGGGTGGTATTCGTAAGATGCTGCCGGATGGTGTACCGGATTCGAGAAAAACTAAGGAGTAG
- a CDS encoding Cof-type HAD-IIB family hydrolase translates to MITTIALDLDNTLLTSEKTISPRTETVLKQLHSAGKRIVLCTGRPIKAIQPYLQQLELNQPTDYAITFNGGLVQQNTTGDVLARTSVTKQDLQPLFEQAQRDHFYLDVIDLKQVYSITDLGKSPYEDFLQGLMPFKNVRFADLPADDLFGKVVSAGQDAKTVQAQLSSQITDFFHVVPSRRTLLEFLPPHTDKASGLQQLLGHFNEDYDNLMAFGDEENDLGMLTAAKVGVAMANAIPAVKTATTHATLSNDEDGVAVFLENYFN, encoded by the coding sequence ATGATTACGACCATTGCGTTAGACCTAGATAATACGTTATTAACTTCTGAGAAGACGATTTCGCCGCGAACTGAAACAGTTCTCAAACAGCTGCATTCGGCCGGCAAACGGATTGTACTGTGTACTGGGCGACCAATTAAGGCGATTCAACCATACTTACAACAACTTGAACTTAACCAACCAACTGACTACGCGATTACCTTTAATGGTGGGCTAGTTCAGCAAAACACGACTGGTGACGTCCTTGCTCGTACTAGTGTGACCAAACAAGATTTACAACCCTTATTTGAGCAAGCCCAGCGCGATCATTTCTACTTAGACGTGATTGATTTGAAGCAAGTCTACTCCATTACGGACCTAGGCAAGTCACCATATGAAGACTTCTTACAAGGCTTAATGCCATTTAAGAATGTTCGTTTTGCCGACCTGCCTGCTGATGATTTATTCGGTAAAGTCGTTAGTGCTGGTCAAGACGCTAAAACGGTCCAGGCCCAATTATCAAGTCAAATTACCGATTTCTTCCACGTGGTCCCATCCCGGCGGACTTTGTTGGAATTCTTACCACCGCATACTGATAAGGCCAGTGGTTTGCAACAACTGCTCGGTCACTTTAATGAAGACTATGACAACTTGATGGCCTTTGGTGACGAAGAAAATGACCTGGGAATGCTAACCGCTGCTAAGGTTGGCGTGGCGATGGCGAACGCCATTCCAGCAGTCAAGACAGCGACCACCCATGCGACCCTGAGTAATGACGAGGACGGGGTCGCCGTGTTCCTAGAAAATTACTTCAACTGA
- a CDS encoding pentapeptide repeat-containing protein, which yields MQAPRIIPAELTTGAFFDILADEDHSLSYIQVSEEDVSHQHIEHPMLDHVHFENVRFTASQFERLDLTDAVFISCDFSNCQFEKASWLRVQFKDCKLVGIDLNEAALNNVAFDHCQLDLAMLCDMRFKTVTFDHCRLNGASFMNNRLTTVKFNETNLDQVAFNDTALKNIDLSTCQFERLELDTAAARGMIVNTDQAAYLAAALNGIKVKP from the coding sequence ATGCAAGCTCCCCGCATTATCCCAGCAGAATTAACGACTGGCGCTTTTTTCGATATTTTAGCAGATGAGGACCACAGCTTAAGTTATATTCAGGTTAGTGAAGAAGACGTGAGTCACCAGCACATCGAGCACCCCATGCTGGATCACGTCCACTTCGAAAATGTCCGGTTTACGGCCAGTCAATTTGAACGGCTTGACCTGACCGATGCCGTCTTTATCAGCTGTGACTTTTCTAATTGCCAGTTTGAAAAAGCCAGCTGGCTACGCGTTCAATTCAAAGATTGTAAGCTCGTCGGTATCGATTTGAACGAGGCCGCCCTCAATAACGTCGCCTTTGACCACTGTCAGCTCGACTTAGCCATGCTGTGCGACATGCGGTTCAAAACCGTGACCTTTGATCACTGTCGGCTTAATGGAGCCAGCTTTATGAACAATCGGCTAACGACCGTCAAGTTTAACGAAACCAACCTCGACCAAGTCGCTTTCAACGATACCGCCCTCAAAAATATTGACCTAAGTACCTGTCAATTCGAGCGTCTCGAACTGGACACGGCTGCAGCACGCGGTATGATCGTCAATACTGATCAAGCGGCTTATTTGGCCGCTGCTTTAAACGGCATCAAAGTTAAACCTTGA